Proteins from one Streptomyces sp. NBC_00390 genomic window:
- a CDS encoding RNA polymerase sigma-70 factor, whose translation MSKVEEFEELRPLLFSIAYRILGSVGEAEDAVQETWLRFDGSATRPMSTKAFLSAAVTRISIDVLRSARVRREEYVGPWFPEPLLSDPYQDPARSVELADSVSMAALLLLERLSPLERAVFVLREVFGFGFDDVAAAVGRSEAACRQLLVRARRHMEAGRPRFEADRQERQELATRFFDALKDGDVGGLQDLLAADVQLVGDGGGKAPQLARTVIGAGNVARLLASVFPRICRIGVTFEPREVNGQPGAILHARDGKVLQTLTLDVLDGQIQTIRSVINPDKLGHVGPVADAWAIAREVKQARRQPN comes from the coding sequence GTGAGCAAGGTCGAGGAGTTCGAGGAGCTGCGGCCGCTGCTGTTTTCGATCGCCTATCGGATTCTGGGCAGTGTGGGTGAGGCCGAGGATGCGGTGCAGGAGACGTGGCTGCGCTTTGACGGCTCGGCGACCCGGCCGATGTCGACCAAGGCTTTTCTGTCGGCCGCGGTGACGCGGATCTCGATCGATGTGCTGCGCTCCGCGCGGGTGCGGCGGGAGGAGTACGTGGGCCCGTGGTTTCCCGAGCCTCTGCTGAGTGATCCGTATCAGGATCCGGCGCGGTCGGTGGAGCTGGCCGACTCGGTGTCGATGGCGGCGCTGTTGCTGCTGGAGCGGCTCAGCCCGCTGGAGCGGGCGGTGTTCGTGCTGCGGGAGGTGTTCGGATTCGGGTTCGACGACGTCGCCGCGGCGGTGGGGCGGTCCGAGGCGGCGTGCCGGCAGCTGCTGGTTCGGGCGCGGCGGCACATGGAGGCCGGGCGGCCGCGGTTCGAAGCGGACCGGCAGGAGCGCCAGGAGTTGGCGACGCGGTTCTTCGACGCGCTGAAGGACGGCGACGTGGGCGGGCTCCAGGATCTGCTGGCCGCCGATGTGCAGCTGGTCGGAGACGGCGGCGGCAAGGCCCCGCAGCTTGCCAGGACCGTCATCGGCGCCGGGAACGTGGCCCGGCTCCTTGCCTCCGTCTTCCCCCGGATATGCCGGATCGGCGTGACGTTCGAGCCGCGCGAGGTCAACGGTCAGCCGGGCGCGATCCTCCACGCCCGGGACGGCAAGGTGCTCCAGACCCTGACGCTCGATGTACTCGACGGGCAGATCCAGACGATCCGCTCGGTGATCAACCCCGACAAGCTCGGGCATGTGGGCCCGGTAGCGGACGCCTGGGCGATCGCCCGCGAAGTGAAGCAGGCCCGTCGGCAGCCGAACTGA
- a CDS encoding SAM-dependent methyltransferase — protein sequence MRNARRRSYKGTSTKAIVRQYDFLGSFYSLALGPELVYSYAMWEDGDTLESAQLRKLDYHAEAVNAAGRVLDIGCGWGSLMRRLVENHHAEHVVGITMSPSQAAWVRGQNWPGCEARVENWYDHRPDARYDAITAIEAIEHFAGNTMWRAKRVARYREFFERCHSWLRPAGRLSIQANTWHDRGWLAALLLPPQKLAAQDPGHARAHRGHRHSLPQAARIGAGNIREGLHASRKVFPEMFLPTRAEITEASQGLFTLVQARRDPDDGAYTIQAWLERLEAKRTRGAELIGAQAVSDLIREQRTALRFHRERRIGVVRMVFEKA from the coding sequence GTGCGCAATGCCAGGAGACGCTCCTACAAGGGCACTTCGACCAAGGCGATCGTCCGTCAGTACGACTTCCTTGGAAGCTTCTACAGTCTCGCGCTTGGCCCTGAGCTCGTGTACTCGTACGCGATGTGGGAAGACGGCGACACCCTCGAGTCGGCTCAGCTGCGCAAGCTCGACTACCACGCCGAGGCTGTGAATGCCGCCGGCCGTGTCCTCGACATCGGCTGCGGGTGGGGCAGCCTGATGCGCCGACTTGTGGAGAACCACCATGCCGAGCACGTCGTGGGCATCACCATGAGCCCGAGTCAGGCCGCATGGGTCCGGGGCCAGAACTGGCCGGGATGCGAGGCGCGCGTCGAGAACTGGTACGACCACCGGCCCGACGCCCGATACGACGCGATCACCGCCATCGAGGCCATCGAACACTTCGCCGGCAACACCATGTGGCGGGCCAAGCGCGTCGCCCGCTATCGCGAGTTCTTCGAACGCTGTCATTCCTGGCTGCGGCCGGCCGGACGTCTGTCCATCCAGGCCAACACCTGGCACGACCGCGGCTGGCTCGCGGCCCTGCTGCTCCCGCCGCAGAAACTGGCAGCCCAGGACCCTGGACACGCCCGGGCACACCGTGGCCACCGGCACTCCCTCCCGCAGGCGGCCCGCATCGGTGCGGGCAACATCCGCGAAGGCTTGCACGCGTCACGCAAGGTGTTCCCGGAGATGTTCCTGCCCACCCGGGCCGAGATCACCGAGGCCAGCCAAGGCCTGTTCACCCTCGTCCAGGCCCGCCGCGACCCGGACGACGGCGCGTACACGATCCAGGCTTGGCTCGAACGGCTGGAAGCCAAGCGGACCCGCGGCGCCGAACTCATCGGCGCGCAGGCGGTCTCCGACCTCATCAGGGAACAGAGAACCGCTCTGCGGTTCCACCGCGAACGACGCATCGGTGTCGTGCGGATGGTTTTCGAGAAGGCGTGA
- a CDS encoding lamin tail domain-containing protein, translating to MSASSTARRIAATVLAAGAVVSAVALPASAHDDDRHRQHPRVEISRVQADSPGRDNGSNHSLNAEWVEITNKSRRPVDLDGWTLRNRDGDRYRFDDVRLAGRATIRIHTGFGRDTRTDLYQDRRHYVWGNRSDKATLRDDHGHKIDTESWGRGHRHH from the coding sequence ATGTCTGCTTCTTCGACCGCCCGTCGCATCGCCGCGACCGTTCTTGCGGCCGGTGCCGTCGTCTCGGCCGTCGCCCTGCCGGCCTCCGCCCACGACGACGACCGCCACCGCCAGCACCCGCGGGTCGAGATCAGCCGCGTACAGGCCGACAGCCCCGGGCGCGACAACGGCTCCAATCACTCCCTGAACGCCGAGTGGGTCGAGATCACCAACAAGTCCCGCCGCCCGGTGGACCTCGACGGCTGGACCCTGCGCAACCGCGACGGCGACCGCTACCGCTTCGACGACGTCCGACTCGCCGGCCGCGCAACCATCCGTATCCACACCGGCTTCGGACGCGACACCCGCACCGACCTCTACCAGGACCGCCGTCACTACGTCTGGGGCAACCGCTCCGACAAGGCGACCCTGCGCGACGACCACGGTCACAAGATCGACACCGAATCGTGGGGCCGCGGACACCGCCACCACTGA
- a CDS encoding hemerythrin domain-containing protein, whose protein sequence is MGHGGDVINELTADHREIDSLFTKIQALPTGDPQRRKLADTLTMELVRHAVAEEEHLYPAVRRYVDDGDDIADKEISEHSEVERMLKELEDLQPDDGRFDTLMAELKRSVTAHMTGEESELFPVLAESCSGERLQQLGEFIRRAKETAPTRPHPAAPDTPPLNKLLAPGLGMVDRVRDALTGRGKE, encoded by the coding sequence ATGGGTCATGGTGGAGACGTCATCAACGAGCTGACTGCGGATCACCGCGAGATCGACTCGCTTTTCACGAAGATCCAAGCTCTGCCGACCGGCGATCCACAGCGCCGGAAACTGGCCGACACACTGACGATGGAACTCGTCCGGCACGCGGTCGCCGAAGAAGAACACCTGTATCCGGCAGTGCGCCGCTACGTGGACGACGGGGACGACATCGCCGACAAGGAGATCTCCGAACACAGCGAGGTCGAGCGCATGCTCAAAGAACTGGAAGACCTCCAGCCCGATGACGGCCGCTTCGACACCCTCATGGCCGAGCTGAAGAGGTCGGTCACCGCGCACATGACCGGCGAAGAGAGCGAGCTGTTTCCCGTCCTGGCCGAGTCGTGCTCCGGCGAAAGACTTCAGCAGTTGGGTGAGTTCATCCGCCGCGCCAAGGAAACCGCTCCTACCCGTCCGCACCCCGCCGCCCCTGACACCCCGCCGCTCAACAAACTCCTCGCTCCGGGCCTCGGCATGGTCGACCGGGTCCGCGACGCCCTCACCGGCCGCGGGAAAGAGTGA
- a CDS encoding carboxymuconolactone decarboxylase family protein: MDARLNYFASPTAGKAFKYFMSAGKTLKDSPLPAGTQELVALRVSQINGCAACIDMHTKEAAAAGETSVRLNLVAAWREATVFTEAERAALEVAEEGTRVADAAGGVSDAVWASAAKHYDEEQLTALVVLVSLMNMANRLNIIAQQPAGDYEPGQFH, translated from the coding sequence ATGGACGCGCGACTGAACTACTTCGCCAGCCCGACCGCCGGCAAGGCCTTCAAGTACTTCATGTCGGCAGGGAAGACGCTCAAGGACTCGCCTCTGCCTGCCGGCACGCAGGAGCTGGTGGCGCTTCGCGTGAGTCAGATCAACGGCTGCGCCGCCTGCATCGACATGCACACCAAAGAGGCCGCCGCGGCCGGCGAGACATCGGTGCGGCTGAACCTGGTGGCGGCGTGGCGGGAGGCCACGGTCTTCACCGAGGCCGAGCGTGCCGCACTGGAGGTGGCGGAGGAGGGGACCCGGGTCGCGGATGCTGCCGGTGGGGTCAGCGACGCGGTGTGGGCGTCTGCCGCCAAGCACTACGACGAGGAGCAGCTCACTGCCCTGGTGGTCCTGGTCTCCCTCATGAACATGGCGAACCGGCTGAACATCATCGCCCAGCAGCCGGCCGGCGACTACGAGCCCGGGCAGTTCCACTGA
- a CDS encoding helix-turn-helix domain-containing protein, whose product MLAAIGLDEKQESAYRALVALGAAEVGDLAHRLALPEPDTERALRRLEQHGLAAQSSARTGRWVAAPPGVALGALLNQQRHELEQAELAAALLAQEYRVESDEPAVHDLVEVVTGASAVAHRFVQLQLGATEEVCALVTGKPIAVTGMDNEAEEKAATRGVTYRVVIEREVLAPPDGITEVSAALGRDEQVRVVDRVPTKLVVADRVLAMVPLNRRGAEPAALVVHASGLLESLTGLFESVWRDAVPLRLGGRGEVSEQDSTGPDATDLEVLSLLLAGMTDAAVAKQLDLGLRTVQRRVKGLMELTGVSTRLQLGWHAYAKGWVARDLRERP is encoded by the coding sequence GTGCTGGCAGCGATTGGGCTCGACGAGAAACAGGAGTCGGCGTACCGCGCGTTGGTCGCGCTGGGTGCGGCCGAGGTGGGCGATCTGGCGCACCGGCTGGCACTGCCGGAGCCGGACACGGAACGTGCCCTGCGCCGGCTGGAGCAGCACGGGCTCGCCGCGCAGTCGTCGGCGCGCACCGGGCGCTGGGTGGCCGCGCCTCCGGGCGTGGCGCTGGGTGCGCTGCTCAACCAGCAGCGGCACGAACTGGAGCAGGCGGAGCTGGCGGCGGCTCTGCTGGCGCAGGAGTACCGGGTGGAGTCGGACGAGCCCGCGGTGCACGACCTGGTGGAGGTGGTGACGGGGGCGAGCGCCGTCGCGCACCGCTTCGTGCAGTTGCAGCTGGGCGCGACGGAGGAGGTGTGCGCACTGGTGACCGGCAAGCCGATCGCCGTCACCGGCATGGACAACGAGGCGGAGGAGAAGGCGGCCACCCGCGGGGTCACGTACCGGGTCGTCATCGAGCGCGAGGTGCTGGCGCCGCCGGACGGCATCACCGAAGTGAGCGCGGCTCTGGGCCGGGACGAGCAGGTCCGGGTGGTGGACCGGGTGCCGACGAAGCTCGTCGTCGCCGACCGGGTGCTCGCGATGGTGCCCCTGAACCGCCGCGGCGCCGAACCCGCGGCCCTGGTCGTCCATGCGAGCGGGCTGCTGGAGTCGCTGACGGGGCTGTTCGAGTCGGTGTGGCGGGATGCCGTGCCGCTGCGCCTCGGCGGGCGCGGCGAAGTCAGCGAGCAGGACAGCACCGGGCCCGATGCCACGGATCTCGAGGTCCTGTCGCTGTTGCTCGCCGGGATGACGGACGCGGCCGTCGCCAAGCAGCTGGACCTGGGGCTGCGGACCGTGCAGCGCCGGGTGAAGGGGCTGATGGAGCTCACCGGAGTGTCGACCCGGCTGCAGCTCGGCTGGCATGCGTACGCGAAGGGCTGGGTGGCTCGCGACCTGCGGGAACGCCCCTGA
- a CDS encoding PPOX class F420-dependent oxidoreductase: protein MAEFSAAERTYLSSQRLGRLATVDPGGQPQANPVGFFPQPDGTILIGGYALASTKKWRNLKANPKVALVVDDILSVRPWKVRGVEIRGEAELLTGPHDLGPHFSDELIRIHPGKIYSWGLE from the coding sequence ATGGCGGAATTCAGCGCAGCCGAGCGCACGTATCTCTCCTCCCAGCGACTGGGGCGGCTGGCGACGGTCGATCCGGGCGGCCAGCCACAGGCGAACCCGGTCGGATTCTTCCCGCAGCCGGACGGGACCATCCTGATCGGCGGCTACGCCCTCGCCTCGACGAAGAAATGGCGCAACCTCAAGGCCAACCCGAAGGTCGCCCTCGTGGTGGACGACATCCTGAGCGTCCGTCCGTGGAAGGTGCGCGGCGTCGAGATCCGCGGCGAGGCGGAGCTGCTGACGGGCCCGCACGACCTGGGCCCGCACTTCAGTGACGAGCTGATCCGTATCCACCCCGGGAAGATCTACAGCTGGGGTCTGGAGTGA
- a CDS encoding S8 family serine peptidase has translation MRPISRTALGAATAAVLAVTAVAPSVAAGPHDDTTGKRPLVGSEAATRHSEQPTTVTLITGDRVAVSRDRSGTPSAAVLPREDGTSAPVQTRRAGDDLYVYPEQAVDALASGRVDEELFNVTGLIRQGYDDAHATSLPLIATYTAAAARSAPATPRGADKGLVLDAVNGVALMTDKKQAADFWADVTGTRSRSAAGLKKLWLDRKVEATLERSTKQVGADLAWAAGFDGKSTKVAVLDTGVDAEHPDLKGRVAAAENFTDSDSTTDRHGHGTHTISTVGGSGAASDGKKKGVAPGAELISGKVLNDYGSGAESWIIAGMQWAVDQKADVVSMSLGSTAPTDCTDPMSVAAEQLSRTEGTLFVVSAGNSGPALNTVSSPGCAPSVLTVGATDRDDSTARFSSRGPVRASHTLKPEIAAPGVAISAAAAGGRGVYAYQAMSGTSMAAPHVAGAAAVVKQRHPDWSGQQIKAALVSSARSSVPGDVRETGAGRLDVKAAVDATVTGAPAVQGGTFNWPQDSSDRISVEIPYTNSGDKPVTLDLAVRSVTGNDGSRVRSAVARLGDGSVTVPAGATVKVPLTLDPSARIERAQYGDVTGRVVATARGGVSVSTPFSLYVQPETVTLRVKLLDRGGDPAAGSSSLDVVSTDMASGERRFNSGAADQVYTLRPGSYLVSSFITSPDGTVSYLGRPQFELTKDTTVVLDARKAHRLSIDTDRTSETRTTTLAFARSWDDTWLHAGSITGSRLATGFYADVQGRARDGEFEFGSYWRAYAPLIERLSAFPGGELHPLAASAGSVNLDGTGEAEVVDAGGGSPAELEEAGVKGRFALVRLPDESSVATTVARNAKAAGALAVIVHRTAPGRWLPATGFGSAPHPVLGIEAAEAASLLERLAAGPVTLRWKATAKSPFVYNLGFTEDGPVTSHRTYRVHDDKLGRNEATYHAMGVKTDYIDSVVAYRPTGTGVSLGIADLVPAPGTRTEYYTAGDTSFGHYVSSSFPWGEFMIDPARTHRAGEVGEETWYGGVITPVAPRDASGKQALAAERQGNLIGAATAFWGDSDHAGMAGSFGDIGNLRLTRNGEEIGTSPYPFGVFEVPAEEAEYELTQTTMKVGQPAAVWKRSTQVQTAWTFRSKLDENVYSQGLPLLFPAYRLPEDGLKTVAAKDGQRIALSASGHAGYEAAALTAAKVSYSYDGGETWTEAVTHRQGDDAWTATVNHADAAGRPVTLKTELTDARGNSVTQLVVDAYAVR, from the coding sequence ATGCGTCCGATTTCGCGTACGGCGTTGGGGGCGGCGACAGCCGCCGTCCTGGCCGTCACGGCGGTCGCGCCGTCGGTGGCCGCAGGGCCGCACGACGACACGACCGGGAAAAGACCATTGGTCGGCAGCGAGGCCGCGACCCGGCACAGCGAGCAGCCGACGACGGTCACCCTGATCACCGGTGACCGGGTCGCCGTCAGCCGCGACCGTTCCGGTACGCCGTCGGCCGCCGTGCTGCCGCGTGAGGACGGCACCTCCGCGCCGGTGCAGACCCGCCGTGCCGGCGACGACCTGTACGTGTACCCCGAGCAGGCCGTCGACGCCCTCGCCTCCGGGCGCGTCGACGAAGAACTGTTCAACGTCACCGGCCTGATCCGCCAGGGCTACGACGATGCGCACGCCACCTCCCTGCCGCTGATCGCGACCTACACCGCGGCTGCCGCCCGCTCCGCGCCCGCCACACCGCGCGGTGCCGACAAGGGACTTGTCCTCGACGCCGTCAACGGCGTCGCGCTCATGACCGACAAGAAGCAGGCGGCCGACTTCTGGGCCGATGTCACGGGCACCCGCTCCCGGTCGGCGGCCGGACTGAAGAAACTGTGGCTGGACCGCAAGGTCGAGGCCACACTGGAGCGTTCCACCAAGCAGGTCGGCGCCGACCTCGCCTGGGCCGCCGGATTCGACGGCAAGAGCACCAAGGTCGCCGTCCTCGACACCGGAGTGGACGCCGAGCACCCCGACCTCAAGGGCCGCGTCGCCGCGGCCGAGAACTTCACCGACTCCGACAGCACCACCGACCGCCATGGCCACGGCACCCACACCATCTCCACCGTGGGGGGCTCCGGAGCGGCGAGCGACGGGAAGAAGAAGGGCGTCGCGCCGGGCGCGGAGCTGATCAGCGGCAAGGTCCTCAACGACTACGGCAGCGGAGCCGAGTCCTGGATCATCGCCGGTATGCAGTGGGCCGTCGACCAGAAGGCCGACGTCGTCTCCATGAGCCTCGGCAGCACCGCACCGACCGACTGCACCGACCCCATGAGCGTCGCCGCCGAGCAACTGTCCCGGACCGAGGGCACGCTGTTCGTCGTCTCGGCCGGCAACTCCGGGCCGGCGCTGAACACTGTCTCCTCGCCCGGCTGCGCCCCGAGCGTCCTGACCGTCGGCGCCACGGACCGCGACGACTCCACCGCGCGGTTCTCCAGCCGCGGCCCGGTCCGTGCCTCGCACACCCTCAAGCCCGAGATCGCCGCGCCCGGCGTCGCCATCTCGGCGGCCGCCGCGGGCGGCCGGGGCGTGTACGCGTACCAGGCGATGTCCGGCACCTCGATGGCCGCCCCGCATGTCGCGGGCGCCGCCGCCGTCGTCAAGCAGCGCCACCCCGACTGGAGCGGGCAGCAGATCAAGGCCGCGCTCGTGTCGTCGGCCAGGAGTTCCGTCCCCGGCGACGTACGCGAGACCGGCGCCGGACGGCTGGACGTAAAAGCAGCCGTCGATGCCACCGTGACCGGCGCCCCCGCCGTCCAGGGCGGCACGTTCAACTGGCCGCAGGACAGCAGCGACCGCATCAGTGTCGAGATCCCGTACACGAACAGCGGCGACAAGCCCGTCACGCTCGACCTCGCCGTCCGCTCGGTCACCGGCAACGACGGCTCCCGCGTCCGCTCCGCCGTCGCCCGCCTCGGCGACGGCTCCGTCACCGTCCCGGCAGGGGCGACCGTCAAGGTCCCGCTGACCCTGGACCCGTCGGCCCGCATCGAGCGCGCCCAGTACGGCGATGTCACCGGCCGCGTCGTCGCCACCGCGCGCGGCGGCGTCAGCGTCTCCACCCCGTTCTCGCTGTACGTGCAGCCCGAGACCGTCACCCTGCGCGTCAAGCTTCTCGACCGCGGCGGCGACCCGGCGGCAGGCTCGTCCTCGCTGGATGTCGTGAGCACCGACATGGCGAGCGGCGAGCGCCGTTTCAACAGCGGCGCGGCGGACCAGGTCTACACGCTGCGGCCCGGATCGTACCTCGTGTCCTCCTTCATCACCTCGCCCGACGGCACCGTCAGCTATCTGGGGCGTCCCCAGTTCGAGCTGACGAAGGACACCACGGTGGTACTCGACGCGCGCAAGGCGCACCGCCTGAGCATCGACACCGACCGCACGTCCGAGACCCGCACGACCACGCTCGCCTTCGCCCGCAGCTGGGACGACACCTGGCTGCACGCCGGATCCATCACCGGCTCGCGTCTGGCCACCGGCTTCTACGCGGACGTCCAAGGCCGCGCCCGCGACGGCGAGTTCGAGTTCGGCAGCTACTGGCGCGCCTACGCGCCGCTGATCGAGAGGCTCTCGGCCTTCCCGGGCGGCGAACTCCACCCGCTGGCCGCGAGCGCGGGTTCCGTGAACCTCGACGGCACCGGCGAGGCCGAGGTCGTGGACGCGGGAGGCGGCAGTCCGGCCGAACTCGAAGAGGCAGGTGTCAAGGGCAGGTTCGCCCTGGTCCGGCTGCCTGACGAGAGCAGCGTGGCGACCACCGTGGCACGCAACGCCAAGGCCGCCGGCGCCCTCGCCGTCATCGTCCACCGCACCGCCCCCGGCCGCTGGCTGCCGGCCACCGGCTTCGGATCGGCACCACACCCGGTGCTCGGCATCGAGGCCGCCGAGGCAGCGTCCCTGCTCGAACGTCTCGCGGCCGGCCCGGTCACCCTGCGCTGGAAGGCCACCGCCAAGAGCCCGTTCGTCTACAACCTGGGCTTCACCGAGGACGGCCCGGTCACCTCCCACCGCACCTACCGGGTGCACGACGACAAGCTCGGCCGGAACGAGGCCACTTACCACGCGATGGGAGTGAAGACCGACTACATCGACAGCGTCGTCGCCTACCGGCCGACCGGTACCGGCGTCTCGCTCGGCATCGCCGACCTCGTTCCCGCGCCCGGCACCCGCACCGAGTACTACACGGCCGGGGACACGAGCTTCGGCCACTATGTCTCGTCCAGCTTCCCCTGGGGCGAGTTCATGATCGACCCGGCGCGTACCCACCGGGCCGGCGAGGTCGGTGAGGAGACCTGGTACGGCGGCGTCATCACGCCCGTCGCACCCCGCGATGCCTCGGGCAAGCAGGCGCTGGCCGCCGAACGGCAGGGCAACCTCATCGGCGCCGCCACCGCGTTCTGGGGCGACAGCGACCACGCGGGCATGGCCGGGTCGTTCGGCGACATCGGCAACCTGCGCCTCACGCGCAACGGTGAGGAGATCGGCACCAGCCCTTACCCGTTCGGGGTCTTCGAGGTCCCGGCGGAGGAGGCCGAGTACGAGCTGACACAGACCACCATGAAGGTCGGCCAGCCGGCCGCTGTCTGGAAGCGCTCCACCCAGGTGCAGACGGCCTGGACGTTCCGCTCGAAGCTCGACGAGAACGTGTACTCGCAGGGCCTCCCGCTGCTCTTCCCCGCGTACCGCCTGCCCGAGGACGGCCTGAAGACCGTCGCGGCGAAGGACGGTCAGCGGATCGCCCTGAGCGCGAGCGGGCACGCGGGCTACGAGGCCGCTGCCCTGACCGCCGCGAAGGTGTCGTACTCGTACGACGGCGGCGAGACGTGGACCGAAGCGGTCACGCATCGGCAGGGCGACGACGCCTGGACCGCGACCGTGAACCACGCGGACGCGGCGGGCAGGCCGGTCACCCTCAAGACCGAACTGACGGACGCGCGCGGCAACTCCGTCACCCAGCTCGTGGTCGACGCTTACGCGGTGCGGTGA
- the rsgA gene encoding ribosome small subunit-dependent GTPase A, translating to MSFSSLIGSSSSSSHSLAPYGWDEGWEAEFAPYAEQGLLPGRVVRVDRGQCDVVTPAGIVRADTEFVVPRDPMKVVCTGDWVAVDPEGGDPRYVRTLLPRRTAFVRSTSSKRSEGQVLATNIDHIVICVSLAVELDLGRIERFLALAMSSSSGDALLHTSARSWASGARPLVVLTKCDLVPDATGLSYLVQDVETTAPGVQVLPVSSTTGEGIDVLSAMLCDGASVLLGASGAGKSTLANALLGEEVMDVQATRDVDGKGRHTTTTRNLLVLPGGGVLIDTPGLRGVGLWDAEAGVGQVFSEIEELAEGCRFHDCAHESEPGCAVLEAIQDGSLPERRLDSYRKLLRENQRIVAKTDARLRAEVLRGWKLRGAEGRASMQAKRGRVR from the coding sequence TTGTCTTTCTCTTCTCTCATTGGTTCGTCCTCGTCGTCTTCGCATTCCCTCGCTCCGTACGGCTGGGACGAGGGCTGGGAGGCCGAGTTCGCCCCGTACGCGGAGCAGGGCCTGCTGCCTGGCCGTGTCGTACGTGTCGACCGTGGTCAGTGCGATGTCGTCACCCCGGCAGGGATCGTCCGTGCCGACACCGAGTTCGTTGTGCCCCGTGACCCGATGAAAGTCGTGTGCACGGGGGACTGGGTCGCTGTCGACCCTGAAGGTGGCGATCCGCGGTATGTGCGGACATTGTTGCCGCGACGCACTGCCTTCGTGCGGTCGACGTCGTCCAAGCGTTCCGAGGGCCAGGTGCTGGCCACCAACATCGACCACATCGTCATCTGCGTGTCGCTCGCGGTCGAACTCGACCTCGGGCGCATCGAGCGGTTCCTCGCCCTCGCGATGTCCAGCTCCAGCGGTGATGCGCTGCTGCACACGTCAGCACGTTCCTGGGCGAGCGGCGCCCGGCCGCTCGTCGTGCTCACCAAGTGCGATCTCGTCCCGGACGCCACCGGTCTGTCCTACCTCGTCCAGGACGTGGAGACGACCGCGCCCGGAGTGCAGGTGCTGCCGGTCAGCTCCACGACCGGAGAGGGCATCGACGTGCTCAGCGCGATGCTCTGCGACGGCGCCAGTGTGCTGCTCGGGGCCTCCGGCGCCGGCAAGTCCACCCTCGCCAACGCCCTGTTGGGCGAGGAGGTGATGGACGTTCAGGCCACCCGCGACGTCGACGGCAAGGGCCGGCACACGACCACGACCCGCAATCTGCTCGTGCTGCCCGGCGGCGGTGTGCTGATCGACACCCCGGGGCTGCGCGGCGTCGGCCTGTGGGACGCGGAGGCCGGAGTCGGCCAGGTCTTCTCGGAGATCGAGGAGCTTGCCGAGGGCTGCCGTTTCCACGACTGCGCCCATGAGTCGGAGCCCGGCTGCGCAGTCCTGGAGGCCATCCAGGACGGTTCCCTTCCGGAACGCCGTCTGGACAGCTACCGCAAGCTGCTGCGCGAGAACCAGCGGATCGTCGCCAAGACGGACGCCCGGCTGCGCGCAGAGGTCCTGCGCGGCTGGAAACTGCGGGGCGCCGAGGGCCGTGCCTCCATGCAGGCCAAGCGCGGCCGCGTCCGCTGA
- a CDS encoding DUF456 domain-containing protein produces MGVWQLLMVGGVMLLGLLGVLVPGVPGPWLVWAAMLWWSLHVKTGLAWALLVGSTGVLLLTQVVVWLLPPRRLRGVGITRRMAVFAGAGALLGFFLVPVVGAVPGFIGGIYGSERIRLGGHGPAKAATQAVMRAAGTSVLVELFACLLVVGAWMGAVMWG; encoded by the coding sequence ATGGGCGTGTGGCAGCTGCTGATGGTGGGCGGGGTGATGCTGCTGGGTCTTCTAGGGGTGCTGGTCCCGGGTGTGCCGGGGCCCTGGCTGGTGTGGGCAGCGATGCTGTGGTGGTCGCTGCATGTGAAGACCGGTCTCGCCTGGGCGCTGCTGGTGGGCTCGACCGGCGTACTGCTGCTCACCCAGGTCGTGGTGTGGCTGCTGCCGCCACGCCGGCTGCGTGGTGTGGGCATCACCCGCCGGATGGCCGTATTCGCGGGCGCGGGCGCGCTGCTGGGCTTCTTCCTGGTGCCGGTGGTGGGGGCTGTACCGGGATTCATCGGGGGGATCTACGGCTCCGAGCGCATCCGTCTGGGCGGGCACGGCCCGGCGAAGGCGGCCACACAGGCGGTGATGCGGGCCGCCGGCACGAGTGTGCTGGTGGAGCTGTTCGCGTGCCTGCTGGTGGTGGGGGCGTGGATGGGCGCGGTGATGTGGGGCTGA